A window from Actinomycetota bacterium encodes these proteins:
- a CDS encoding cytochrome c oxidase subunit 3 — translation MWVFLASEAMFFGSLITTYMLYKDRTANGPGPTDIFDIPFTSVSSFVLLMSSLTMVLAHDGAVKRDEGRMRLWLLATAMLGTVFIGGQVFEFTSFVSEGMTITTSPFSSSFYLLTSFHGIHVTVGILFLLGLYTLSRLGRLPMEDDIRVDMIALYWHFVDIVWIVIFTFVYLIPVG, via the coding sequence ATCTGGGTGTTCCTGGCCTCCGAAGCGATGTTCTTCGGGTCGCTGATCACGACCTACATGCTCTACAAGGACCGCACCGCCAACGGGCCTGGCCCCACAGACATCTTCGACATCCCGTTTACGTCGGTGAGCTCGTTCGTGCTGTTGATGAGCTCGCTGACGATGGTGCTGGCCCACGACGGGGCGGTGAAGCGCGACGAGGGCCGCATGCGCTTGTGGCTGCTTGCCACCGCCATGCTCGGGACGGTGTTCATCGGCGGACAGGTCTTCGAGTTCACCAGCTTCGTGAGCGAGGGCATGACGATCACGACCAGCCCGTTCTCGTCCAGCTTCTACCTCCTGACCAGCTTCCACGGCATCCACGTGACGGTGGGGATCCTGTTCCTCCTCGGCCTGTACACCCTGAGCCGGCTGGGGCGACTACCCATGGAGGACGACATCCGCGTGGACATGATCGCCCTGTACTGGCACTTCGTGGACATCGTCTGGATCGTGATCTTCACGTTCGT
- the ctaD gene encoding cytochrome c oxidase subunit I, with amino-acid sequence MATTSIERSATLRRPSSKTGLVGWLTTVDHKKIGILYGMTAFAFFIVGGIEALLIRMQLAGPNGDVLTAEVYNQLFTMHGVTMIFLVIMPMTAAFMNYVMPIQIGARDMAFPRLNAMSYWLFLLGGLFLNSSFLFGQAPSGGWFGYAPNSLFAYNPGPGMDFYAVGLQILGIASLASAVNFIVTILNLRAPGMTLLRMPVFSWMTFVTAFLLLFALPVLAVGLFELTADRILGTNFFDVGKGADPILWQHLFWVFGHPEVYIMILPSFGIVSEVLPVFSRKPLFGYAAVVFAGAAIAFIGFGVWAHHMFAAGLGPIANTGFALSSMVIAVPTGIKIFNWVATMWGGRIRLTAPMLFAIGLVAQFTIGGLSGVTHAIAPHDYQQTDTYYIVAHFHYVLFGGGMFGIFAGLYYWWPKIFGRMLNETLGKLNFWTMFVGFNLAFFPMHMSGLWGMPRRTYIFPPGMGWDLMNLLSTIGAFTIAFAVLVFIVNAVRSHRVGEEATGDPWDGRTLEWSVESPTPEHNFHETPIVHSRDDWWNTKYEEDTQGRPVRVPAGAADDGEQLDVGARERGIHLPDPSYWPLVVAIGITVIGYGIVFLRPQGPASNQWSAGGILFIVLGVVTLLSGYFGWVLEPLEEPGGDDH; translated from the coding sequence ATGGCAACCACCTCGATCGAGCGCAGCGCCACGTTGCGACGGCCCAGCTCCAAGACCGGGCTGGTCGGGTGGCTGACGACGGTCGACCACAAGAAGATCGGGATCCTCTACGGCATGACGGCGTTCGCCTTCTTCATCGTCGGCGGGATCGAAGCGCTGCTGATCCGGATGCAGCTGGCCGGCCCCAACGGGGACGTGCTCACCGCCGAGGTGTACAACCAGCTGTTCACGATGCACGGCGTCACGATGATCTTCCTCGTGATCATGCCGATGACCGCGGCGTTCATGAACTACGTCATGCCGATCCAGATCGGCGCCCGGGACATGGCCTTCCCGCGGCTGAACGCGATGAGCTACTGGCTGTTCCTCCTCGGCGGGCTGTTCCTCAACTCCAGCTTCTTGTTCGGGCAGGCGCCCTCGGGCGGCTGGTTCGGGTACGCCCCCAACTCGCTGTTCGCGTACAACCCCGGGCCGGGGATGGACTTCTACGCGGTCGGGCTCCAGATCCTGGGGATCGCGTCGCTGGCGTCGGCGGTGAACTTCATCGTCACCATCCTCAACCTGCGCGCGCCCGGCATGACGCTGCTACGCATGCCGGTGTTCTCCTGGATGACGTTTGTGACCGCCTTCCTGCTGCTGTTCGCCCTCCCCGTCCTGGCGGTCGGCCTGTTCGAGCTCACCGCCGACCGGATCCTCGGCACGAACTTCTTCGACGTCGGCAAGGGCGCCGACCCGATCCTGTGGCAGCACCTGTTCTGGGTGTTCGGCCATCCCGAGGTCTACATCATGATCCTGCCCTCGTTCGGGATCGTGTCCGAGGTCCTGCCGGTCTTCAGTCGGAAACCCCTGTTCGGCTACGCCGCCGTGGTCTTCGCCGGTGCCGCGATCGCGTTCATCGGCTTCGGCGTGTGGGCCCACCACATGTTCGCCGCAGGGCTCGGACCGATCGCCAACACGGGGTTCGCGTTGTCGTCGATGGTCATCGCGGTGCCAACGGGGATCAAGATCTTCAACTGGGTTGCGACGATGTGGGGCGGCCGGATCCGACTGACCGCACCGATGCTGTTCGCGATCGGACTCGTGGCGCAGTTCACCATCGGTGGCCTGTCGGGGGTGACCCACGCGATCGCGCCACACGACTACCAGCAGACCGACACCTACTACATCGTCGCGCACTTCCACTACGTGCTGTTCGGCGGTGGCATGTTCGGCATCTTCGCCGGGCTGTACTACTGGTGGCCGAAGATCTTCGGCCGGATGCTCAACGAAACTCTCGGCAAGCTCAACTTCTGGACGATGTTCGTCGGGTTCAACCTGGCCTTCTTCCCGATGCACATGAGCGGGTTGTGGGGCATGCCGCGACGCACCTACATCTTCCCGCCCGGGATGGGATGGGACCTGATGAACCTGCTGTCGACCATCGGGGCGTTCACCATCGCGTTCGCGGTGCTGGTTTTCATCGTCAACGCCGTGAGGTCGCACCGGGTCGGTGAGGAAGCCACCGGAGACCCGTGGGACGGTCGGACGCTGGAGTGGTCGGTGGAGTCACCCACGCCCGAGCACAACTTCCACGAGACGCCGATCGTGCACTCCCGCGACGACTGGTGGAACACCAAGTACGAGGAGGACACCCAAGGCCGCCCCGTCCGCGTGCCCGCCGGCGCTGCCGACGACGGCGAGCAGCTGGATGTCGGCGCCCGCGAGCGTGGCATCCACCTGCCCGACCCGTCGTACTGGCCGCTGGTGGTGGCGATCGGGATCACCGTGATCGGCTACGGGATCGTGTTCCTCCGCCCACAGGGCCCGGCGTCGAACCAGTGGAGCGCCGGGGGGATCCTGTTCATCGTCCTCGGCGTGGTGACGCTCCTCAGCGGGTACTTCGGTTGGGTGCTCGAACCGCTGGAGGAACCCGGCGGCGACGATCACTGA